Within the Polaribacter pectinis genome, the region CCTGTACCAAACTCTACATCTACATATTCATCTTCAATTATTGGAATAATTCTACCACATAAAGGTACAATTGCTTTCTTTCCTTTTAAATGTGTAAAACGCTCGTCATTTGGGTTGATACAAATTGCCGTATCTCCAAAAATAGTTTCTGGTCTTGTTGTAGCAATTGTTAAAGTATCGTCTGAACCTTCAATTTTATATTCTAAATAGTACAAGTTTCCTTGTCTTTCTTCGTGAATTACTTCTTCATCTGAAAGTGTTGTTTTTGCTTCAGGATCCCAGTTTACCATTCTGTAACCTCTATAAATTAAGCCTTTGTTGTATAAATCGACAAAAACTTTAATTACAGATTCAGACATTTCTGGATCCATTGTAAAAGCAGTTCTTTCCCAGTCGCAAGAGGCACCTAACTTTTTTAATTGATCTAAAATGATTCCTCCATATTCATCTTTCCAATCGAAAGCATGTTGCAAAAACTCTTCTCTTGTTAAATCGCTTTTGCTAATTCCTTGCTCTTTTAATTTGGCAACTACTTTTGCTTCTGTTGCAATAGATGCATGATCTGTTCCAGGAACCCAACAAGCATTTTTACCTAATAAACGTGCACGTCTAATTAACACATCTTGAATGGTATTATTCAACATGTGTCCCATATGTAAAACTCCAGTTACGTTTGGTGGCGGAATTACAATGGTGTAAGGCTCTCTTTCATCTGGCGTTGAATGAAAATAATTATTTTTCATCCAGTAATCGTACCATTTGTCTTCTACTTGGCTTGCATCATATTTAGATGGAATTGTCATACTTTGGAATAATTTTTGATATATAGTTGGCAAAAATACAATTATCTATTATGAAGAGAAAATTAGTAGTTGATTTTTTAAAACAAATTATTAGTCTTAATTTTACACTATAAAATTTTAGTTATGAAAACATTCGGAACTTTAGTAATCGCACTTTTTATTACATTTTCAATTAATTCTCAAGAATTTAAATTCGAAAAAGAAACAATCGATTATGGCAAAATAGCTAAAGGCTCTAATGGCGAGCGTATTTTTGTTTTTACAAATATTGGTGATGCTCCGTTAATTATAAAAAACATTCAATCTTCTTGTGGTTGTACAGTTCCAAAAAAACCAGAACAACCAATTATGCCTGGAGAAAAAGGAGAAATAAAAGTTTCTTACGATACAAAAAGACCAGGAGGTTTTTCTAAACAAATTACTATTTTCTCAAATGCTAAAACATCTACAAAAGCTCTAAAAATTAAAGGTTTTGTTTCCAAAGAAATTTTTCTTGCAAAAGAAAAAAGTTTACTTTCTGAAGATAATTAGATTTTCTTTTCTAAACGAAATTCAAATTTTATTTTTTCGCCATTTCTTCTAACAGTAATTCTAATTTTCTTTCTGTCTTTTTCTTGAAACCTATTAATAATATCATTTAAAGTAAATTCATGGGAAGGTTTCCCATTAAGACTTAAAATAATATCTCCTTGCATTAAACCAACTTTGTCTGCAGCAGAGTTTTGTAATACTTTTCTAATTATATAGGCAGGTTTAAAGTTAAAAGTATATCTAGTAACAAAGGAAACAGAATTTCTATCACTTGTGCTTCTGTCATAAGGTGTTTTAAATACTTGAGACACTTTTTCTTTAACAAGCTGTCTACCGTGATAAACAACATCCAAACCACTCATGTTATAATTAAATCCATTTTTAAAAGAACCATTCTTTTTTAGTACAAGTTTTTTATTTGGGTAATCTATCCAAACTTTAAACCTTTTTAAAATATTACCTCCAATACTACCATTGCGTTGTTTAAATTTTCTTGCATTGTGTGTAGATGCTGAATCTAAAAAAGAAACTGTAGGATTTTCAATTTCGAATTCTCCTATTTTGAATTGAGGTATTCTGCTTCTATTTCCAAAAATTGTTCCACTTAAACCTTCACCTAATATATCATTAAAAAAACGTTTTGGTGTTTTTATATTTTCTTTAGAATTTTCAAATAACCACAAAGCATCACTACCACCAGAATCAATTAGCATTTTAACTTCTGTCATTTTATTGCCAATTGTATCTAATTGAACCATTGCATTTACAAATGGTTTTTTTCTATAAAACAATAGCGGAATCGTTTCACATTTTCTACATTTAGAATACGTATAGGTATCTGGATTATAAAAATCAATTTTCTTGGTCTTATAATTTATTCTAACGACAAAATCTTTTAATAGGCTATACCCAATAATTCCATGAATAGTTGTTCCCATTTTGCTAGATAAATCAAAATAATCTTTTAAAATAACATATAGAGATTCATTGCTGCTAACAATATTTTTAATTTTAAAAGTGTTGTTCCTAGATAATAAAGCATCTACAGCTTTTCCTTTTCCCAAACCGCGTAAACTCACTTTTTTTGTATTTAAAAGTCCAACACTATCATTTTTAGTTAAATTAAAAAGGATGGTTTTATTAACACCTGTATCTAATATAAATGAAAGTTTATCTCCATTTATTTCAATAGGAATTACAATTAAATTATTTATGAGTTTAAAACTAATTTGCTCGTGGTTGCTATCTGAACCAAAAATTTTAAATTCAGATTGCGCATTTGCAATTTGAATAAAAAAAAGTAAAATAAAAAAGAGAATAGTTTTTTTCAAAAAAAATGTTTTATAATTTGAAGATACAAATTAAGATTAGGTTTTACTTCTTATTTAGGAAAATTTTAACCTTTAAAGAATCCTTATAAAATTTAAAGATGTGGAATTATTTTTGCAAATTTGCATAGTTAAATTTTGAAAAAAAATAATATGCCATCAATATCTAAAAAAGGAATACAAATGCCAGAGTCACCAATTAGAAAATTGGTGCCATATGCAGAAGATGCTAAAAAAAGAGGAGTAAAAGTTTTTCATTTAAATATTGGTCAGCCAGATATTAAAACACCACAAGTAGCTTTAGATGCTGTTAAAAACAATACCATAGAAACACTTTCATATGCACGTTCTGAAGGTTCGGAAGAATACAGAACCAAATTAGCGAGGTATTATGTTAATAATAACATTCCAGTAACTGCAGATAATATTATTGTAACTACTGGTGGTTCTGAAGCATTACTTTTCACGATTGGAAGTATTACAGATCCAGGAGACGAAATTATTATTCCGGAACCATTTTATGCAAACTATAATGGTTTTTCTACAGCTTCTGGTGTAACAGTAGTTCCTGTAATTTCTAAAATTGAAGATAATTTTGCCTTACCAAAAATTGAAGATTTCGAAAAGTTAATTACCAATAAAACCAAAGCAATTTTAATTTGTAATCCAGGAAACCCAACAGGATATTTATATTCTGAAGAGGAAATCGAAAAATTAAAAAAGATTGTTTTAAAACACGACCTTTATTTAATTGCTGATGAAGTGTATAGAGAATTTGCTTACGATGGCTTAAAACATACTTCCGTTTTATCTTTAGAAGGTTTAGACCAACATGCAATTGTTATCGATTCTGTTTCTAAACGTTACAGTATGTGTGGTGCAAGAATTGGTTGTATTGTTTCTAAAAATGTAACTTTTGTAAAAACGGCTATTAAATTTGCACAAGCACGTTTAAGTCCACCAACGTATGCATTAATTGCAAGTGAAGCAGCTTTAGACACACCACAATCTTATTTCGACGATGTTATCGAGGAATATGTTTCTCGAAGAAATACATTAATTGCTGAATTGAAAAAAATTGACGGCGTAAAAGTTGCCAACCCAAAAGGTGCTTTTTATTGTGTAGCAGAATTACCCGTTAAAGATTCTGATGCTTTTGCACAATGGTTATTAGAAGATTTTAATTTGAATAACGAAACAGTTATGGTTGCTCCTGCAAGTGGATTTTATTCTACTCCTGGTGAAGGAAAAAACCAAATTAGAATGGCGTATGTTTTAAATGAAAACGATTTAAAACGTTCAGTTGAAATTTTAGCAGAAGCTTTAAAACAATATCCTAATTAGTTGAAAATTCAACAAAACATATCGCTTAAAAATTACAACACGTTTGGTATTTCTACAAATGCCAAACGTTTTGTTTCTATTACTTCTTATTACGATTTACAGCAATTGTTAAAAGTTGAAAAAAACCTTTTCTTAATTTCTGGCGGAAGTAATATGTTATTGACAAAAGATATTGAAAAGTTGGTTGTTCATATTGATATGAAAGGGATTTCTATTGATAATGAAGATGATAATTTTGTCTATATTACTGTAAATGCTGGTGAAAACTGGCACGATTTTGTCCTTTTTTGTATTGCTGAAAATTATGGCGGAATCGAGAATTTATCTTTAATTCCTGGTAATGTTGGTACTTGTCCTATTCAGAATATTGGTGCTTATGGAGTTGAAGTAAAAGATACAATTACCAAAGTTGAAGCGATTGAAATTGAAACTGGTAAACGAGTTACTTTTTCGAATGAAGATTGCCAATTTGGATATCGAAATTCAATTTTTAAAAATGAATTAAAAGGGAAAGTAATTTTAACTGCGGTTAGTTTTAAATTGACAAAACAAAAGCATCAATTAAATACTTCTTATGGAGCTATTGAAACTGAATTAGCTTCAAAAAATATTACAAAACCGACTTTAAAAAACATTTCTGATGCTGTAATCACCATCAGAAAATCTAAACTTCCAGACCCAAAAGAAATTGGAAATAGTGGTAGTTTCTTTAAAAACCCTGTGATTTCTAAAGAACAATTTTTAGAGCTTCAGAAACAAAACCCAAATGTACCAAGTTACACAGTTTCTGAAACTGAAATTAAAGTCCCTGCTGGTTGGTTGGTAGAACAAAGTGGATTTAAAGGAAAACGTTTTGGTGATGCTGGTGTTCACGAAAAACAAGCCTTAGTTTTAGTAAATTATGGAAATGCTTCTGGGGAAGAAATTTACGCACTTGCTAAAAAAATTCAAAAAACAGTTTTAGAGAAATTTAAAATTTCTTTGGAAATTGAAGTAAATGTAATCGCATAAAAAAGTCTCATCAAAATATATTTAACGAGACTTTTACTTAATTTAAATCAAACTCAATTTATTATCTTCTAATTCCTCTATTTGTTCTTGTTACTTTTTGTAATTCTTCTTTCGAAATAAAACCATCAGCATTTAAATCAATTTTAGAAAATTGTTCTTTTAAAGGTCCTTTTATTTCACTTTTAGATAATTTCCCATCTTTATTTGTATCCATTTGCGCCATTAAATCTCCTCTTCTTTCTCCTCCACCTCTTCTTTCCTCTTGAGTAACTTCTCCCATTAAACAACGACTTACATAAGGAAATTCATTGGTAACAATGTACATGTATTTTCCATCGACTGTAATTCCATTACATTCATCTAAATCGCCTGAATTAGCAACATATTCAAAATCTGAACCATAAGAACCATCATGATGTCCACCTACAGAAATATCTAATGTTTGCTTCGGATTTGTGTAAGTACAATCTTCACCTTCACGATTTCCGTCTAACAATTTATAACTCGGTTTATAAGCACTACTTTTAGAATAATAAATAGGAAAACCATCGTTTGCAAAACCAATATGAACCAAATCTTTACCGGAATCGAACTTGGTAATAACTTCAGTTGGAGTTCCATGATAATGATACGCTCCTGTTGGTTGCACATGTGCATTGTTAAAATCTAAACCTAAATCTATTATATCTTGAAAAGCTTCTACTCTGTAGTTTTCGCCAGTTTCACAAACTACAACTTCCGCAGTTCCAGGTTCAAATTTCACGCCATTTAAAGCAACTCCTGGTTCTCTAACCCAAGTTGGTTTTCCAGTGTATTTTGGATTTACTGGTAATAAATACGTTCTTTTTTGTGCTGAAATTGTATTCGGATTTCCTTTTCTTGGAAACTCACCTGTTTTATGATTTGGTAAGGCATTTGTAACTATTTTTCTTTCAGTATCTGTAACTGTTACAATTGTTTTTGTGCCAAAATTTTTATCTTCTAAACTGTAAGAACCAAAGTAACCTTCTTTTTTATGAGCGTGGTTTGTTGTTTCTTCTGAATGTGTATGAGAATGACTGTTGCTTTTACAACTTGTGCATAAAAGACCAAAGATTGCTATGGTTAAAATTCTATTTATCATTTTATTCTATTCCTTTTTTAAAGTTTTTATATCTGCAATTAATTGAATTACAGAATTTTTATTTAAACCGTTATAAATACCTCTAATGTGTTTATTTTTATCAACTAAAATAAAATTCTCTGTGTGCAAAAAATCATCTAAACCTTTTGGTTCTCCCAAATCTTCTTCTACAAAATAAGATTCTCTACCCAAATCGTAAATTTCTTTTTTATCACCTGTAACCAAATGCCAATTCTTTTGAATATTTTTATCTATAGCATATTTTTTTAGTTTCGCTACAGAATCTATACTTGGTGTTACTGAATGTGAAAGCATTAAAACTTCATCATCATTTATAAATTCTTGTTGAACCAAATCCATATTCGAAGTCATTTTTGGACAAATTCCAGGACAAGTTGTAAAGAAAAAATCGGTTACATAAATTTTATTTTCAAATGTTTTTTGAGTAATCGTTACTCCATTTTGGTTGGTTAAACTAAAATCTGGAATTTTATGAAATGATTTTAAATCTTTACTATTAGAATCTAACCATTTTGGAGTAAAAGATGCTTCATTAAAATAAGGCAAAGCATCTACTCTACTTGTAACTTTCTCTTTTTTAGTTGCAGAATTATTACAGTTAAATAATAAAACTGTTATAAAAATGAAACTAATTTCTTTTAGCTTCTTCAATTTTTTCATCTTTTAATTGATAACATAAATTTGCTCTTTGTAAGCCAAATTTTCTTCCATTTTTGGCTTCATAATTCACATAAATCTTTCCGTTTTGTAGCCATGCTTTTTGCATACCTTTCTCTTGTCCTTTCTCTAAAGTTCTTTCTTTAGATAATTGACCATTTCTAAACCATTTTCTTTCAATTCCTTCTACAAAACCATTCACATAAAAAGCTTCTGATTGTAAAATTCCATTAGACCACCAAGTTTTATAGGTATTTACTTTTCTATTTTGATGATAAAAAGATTCAATTCTTAACGTACCATCATTATACCATTTCTTTGCTATGCCTTCTTTTTTTCCTTTATGATAACCTATTTTGTTTTCCAACTTTCCATTATTATGAAAAGTAACTGCAAAACCATTAAAAGGTTCATTTTTATAGTACCATTTTCCTTCTAATTGATTTAGTTTTAAATCTTTCTTATCGACTTCAACAGTATCAATTATTATTTCTGAAATACTATTTATCTCTTCTTTTTCAACTTGTGTCTTACAACTTAAAAAAGAAGAAATCAATAAGAAAAATAGTAGCTGATTTTTCATTAATAACCTTGATAAGGACCTTCAAAAACTACATAAGAACCTGTAGTTGAGTATAATTCGTTCTTAATATGATAATGATATTCTACTTTACCTTCACTATGTTGTGTTTCTGTAGAATGCCCCCCAGAACTATCTAAATCTGTTGGATAGGTTCCTGTTGAGTTACATTTTCTTCCATAAATAAAAACACCGTCTAAAAGAATACCAACTAAATTATCATCGTCATTTGTAAACGCTTTTGGTTCTAAATGATAATGGTAAACTCCTGGACCAATATGAGCTCCTGTCCAATCTAAACTTGCAGCAGCTTGATCTAAAGCTCCATTTCCTTCTTGGTCATTAAAAATTGAAGCACCACTTACAGCAATACCAATTGTATTTAATTGAGTGGAAACTGTAGCGCCTGTTAAATCTGGAGTGGCATCTACACGAATTGTTGTGGCGTTATTATTATCATTTATTTCTGTTGGAGTTAAAGCCACATTTGGTTCATCTCTATATAAACTATTTCCAGAACCCCAATACACAGTTTCATGATTTGGCAAACCTGTAGTTTCTATTACAACATCATTTCCGTCTAAATAAATTTCTACGGCATTTGAATTAAAATCTGCAAAAGCTTCATGTAAAGTTCCTGTAACAATTACTTCCTCTTCAACACTTGAAGATGAACTACAGCCTACTGTAATTGTTATAAATAATAAAGTTAGTAGTGATAATTTTAAAATTGATTTTTTCATTATAAGTTAAATTATGTTTGTTATTAATTTAGATGCAATAAGTAAAAAAAACTTGCGCTGGTTTTATTTTTTTTAAAAA harbors:
- a CDS encoding DUF1573 domain-containing protein, which encodes MKTFGTLVIALFITFSINSQEFKFEKETIDYGKIAKGSNGERIFVFTNIGDAPLIIKNIQSSCGCTVPKKPEQPIMPGEKGEIKVSYDTKRPGGFSKQITIFSNAKTSTKALKIKGFVSKEIFLAKEKSLLSEDN
- a CDS encoding pyridoxal phosphate-dependent aminotransferase: MPSISKKGIQMPESPIRKLVPYAEDAKKRGVKVFHLNIGQPDIKTPQVALDAVKNNTIETLSYARSEGSEEYRTKLARYYVNNNIPVTADNIIVTTGGSEALLFTIGSITDPGDEIIIPEPFYANYNGFSTASGVTVVPVISKIEDNFALPKIEDFEKLITNKTKAILICNPGNPTGYLYSEEEIEKLKKIVLKHDLYLIADEVYREFAYDGLKHTSVLSLEGLDQHAIVIDSVSKRYSMCGARIGCIVSKNVTFVKTAIKFAQARLSPPTYALIASEAALDTPQSYFDDVIEEYVSRRNTLIAELKKIDGVKVANPKGAFYCVAELPVKDSDAFAQWLLEDFNLNNETVMVAPASGFYSTPGEGKNQIRMAYVLNENDLKRSVEILAEALKQYPN
- a CDS encoding SCO family protein; the encoded protein is MKKLKKLKEISFIFITVLLFNCNNSATKKEKVTSRVDALPYFNEASFTPKWLDSNSKDLKSFHKIPDFSLTNQNGVTITQKTFENKIYVTDFFFTTCPGICPKMTSNMDLVQQEFINDDEVLMLSHSVTPSIDSVAKLKKYAIDKNIQKNWHLVTGDKKEIYDLGRESYFVEEDLGEPKGLDDFLHTENFILVDKNKHIRGIYNGLNKNSVIQLIADIKTLKKE
- the murB gene encoding UDP-N-acetylmuramate dehydrogenase is translated as MKIQQNISLKNYNTFGISTNAKRFVSITSYYDLQQLLKVEKNLFLISGGSNMLLTKDIEKLVVHIDMKGISIDNEDDNFVYITVNAGENWHDFVLFCIAENYGGIENLSLIPGNVGTCPIQNIGAYGVEVKDTITKVEAIEIETGKRVTFSNEDCQFGYRNSIFKNELKGKVILTAVSFKLTKQKHQLNTSYGAIETELASKNITKPTLKNISDAVITIRKSKLPDPKEIGNSGSFFKNPVISKEQFLELQKQNPNVPSYTVSETEIKVPAGWLVEQSGFKGKRFGDAGVHEKQALVLVNYGNASGEEIYALAKKIQKTVLEKFKISLEIEVNVIA
- a CDS encoding YHYH protein, with product MKKSILKLSLLTLLFITITVGCSSSSSVEEEVIVTGTLHEAFADFNSNAVEIYLDGNDVVIETTGLPNHETVYWGSGNSLYRDEPNVALTPTEINDNNNATTIRVDATPDLTGATVSTQLNTIGIAVSGASIFNDQEGNGALDQAAASLDWTGAHIGPGVYHYHLEPKAFTNDDDNLVGILLDGVFIYGRKCNSTGTYPTDLDSSGGHSTETQHSEGKVEYHYHIKNELYSTTGSYVVFEGPYQGY
- a CDS encoding YHYH protein, with product MINRILTIAIFGLLCTSCKSNSHSHTHSEETTNHAHKKEGYFGSYSLEDKNFGTKTIVTVTDTERKIVTNALPNHKTGEFPRKGNPNTISAQKRTYLLPVNPKYTGKPTWVREPGVALNGVKFEPGTAEVVVCETGENYRVEAFQDIIDLGLDFNNAHVQPTGAYHYHGTPTEVITKFDSGKDLVHIGFANDGFPIYYSKSSAYKPSYKLLDGNREGEDCTYTNPKQTLDISVGGHHDGSYGSDFEYVANSGDLDECNGITVDGKYMYIVTNEFPYVSRCLMGEVTQEERRGGGERRGDLMAQMDTNKDGKLSKSEIKGPLKEQFSKIDLNADGFISKEELQKVTRTNRGIRR
- a CDS encoding toxin-antitoxin system YwqK family antitoxin, yielding MKNQLLFFLLISSFLSCKTQVEKEEINSISEIIIDTVEVDKKDLKLNQLEGKWYYKNEPFNGFAVTFHNNGKLENKIGYHKGKKEGIAKKWYNDGTLRIESFYHQNRKVNTYKTWWSNGILQSEAFYVNGFVEGIERKWFRNGQLSKERTLEKGQEKGMQKAWLQNGKIYVNYEAKNGRKFGLQRANLCYQLKDEKIEEAKRN
- a CDS encoding aspartyl protease family protein: MKKTILFFILLFFIQIANAQSEFKIFGSDSNHEQISFKLINNLIVIPIEINGDKLSFILDTGVNKTILFNLTKNDSVGLLNTKKVSLRGLGKGKAVDALLSRNNTFKIKNIVSSNESLYVILKDYFDLSSKMGTTIHGIIGYSLLKDFVVRINYKTKKIDFYNPDTYTYSKCRKCETIPLLFYRKKPFVNAMVQLDTIGNKMTEVKMLIDSGGSDALWLFENSKENIKTPKRFFNDILGEGLSGTIFGNRSRIPQFKIGEFEIENPTVSFLDSASTHNARKFKQRNGSIGGNILKRFKVWIDYPNKKLVLKKNGSFKNGFNYNMSGLDVVYHGRQLVKEKVSQVFKTPYDRSTSDRNSVSFVTRYTFNFKPAYIIRKVLQNSAADKVGLMQGDIILSLNGKPSHEFTLNDIINRFQEKDRKKIRITVRRNGEKIKFEFRLEKKI